TGGCGAGGGTCTGCGCCAGGTACGTCTTGCCGCAGCCGGTCGGGCCGATGAGCAGGATGTTCGACTTGGCGATCTCGACGTCGTCGCGGTCCTCGGCGGCGGTGATCTGCCCCTGCGCCCGGATGCGCTTGTAGTGGTTGTAGACGGCGACCGCGAGTGCACGCTTCGCCGGGTCCTGCCCGATGACGTACTCCTGCAGGAAGTCGAAGATCTCGCGCGGCTTCGGCAGGTCGAACTCGCCGCTGCCGGTGTCCTCGCCGGCTTCGGCCAGGCGCTCCTCGATGATCTCGTTGCAGAGTTCGACGCATTCGTCGCAGATGTAGACGCCGGGACCGGCGATCAGCTGCTGCACCTGCTTCTGGCTCTTCCCACAGAAGGAGCACTTCAGGAGGTCGGCGCTCTCTCCGATGCGTGCCATGCTCTCGGCCTTCCCTGGTCGACGTGCGCCGCCAGTGCGGTACACGAGGTCGTCGTGTCACCGAGCCTAACCGCATCCGGTGACACAGTCGGGGACCCCTGGCCGCGTTCGCCCACGGCGTCCCGGGACTGGTAGCGTGGACCCCGTTGCTCTACAAGTTGTAGAGAACGGGCTCCCTGGAGGAACCATGCAGAAGCGCCTCGCCGCCGGTGGCGTCGCGACCCTCGGTGTCGCCGCCGCGATCGTCCTCGGCACCGCCGCCTCGGCCAGCGCCCACGTCGAGGCGGAAGCCACCTCGACGGCCGCCAACTCGTACACCACGGTCACCTTCTCGGTGCCGCACGGCTGCGACGGCTCCCCCACGACGAAGCTCCGGTTCCACGTGCCCGAGTCCGTGATCGAGGTCACGCCGACCGTCAACCCGAACTGGACCATCTCGAAGGCGACCGAGCCCTACACCGCCGCGAGCTCCGCCGCCGGTGACGACGACGAGGCCGAAGCCGCCGCCGAGCGCGTCACGAGCATCACCTACACGGCGAAGACCCCGCTCCCCGCCGACGAGCGCGACACGTTCTCGCTCTCGTTCTCGCTGCCGGACGGCAAGGCCGGCGACACGGTGTCGATGCCCGTCACGCAGACCTGCGAAGCGGGCTCCACCGAGTGGGACCAGGCGACGAAGGCCGGCCAGGCCGAGCCGGAGCACCCGGCCCCCGCCATCACCCTCACCGCGGCCGACGCAGCCGGCGACGAGCACGCCCACGGCACCACGGAGTCGACCGAGTCCGACGCGGCGGCGGCGACCACCGCCTCCAGTTCGACCACGGCGGAGGCGGCGGACCCGGACCTGGTGGGCCGGTTCCTCGGGCTCGGCGGCCTGCTCCTCGGCGCGGTCGCGCTCGTCGTCTCGGTCGCGGCCACACGCCGACGCGGCAGCAGCAAGTGAGGTCGGCTGACCGGACGCGACGCCGGGCCGGGAGGCTCGGGGCCGCGTCCGCCGCCGCCCTCGCGATCGCGGGCGGTGCGGTCCTCGGCCTCGCCGCCCCGGCCAGTGCGCACAACTACGTCGTCTCGGCGACGCCCGCGGCCGACAGCACCCTGACGAGCCTGCCGAAGACCTTCGCCATCACGACGAACGACCGGCTGCTCGACATCGGCGACACGGACTCCGGGTTCGCGTACCGCATCGTCGGTCCGGACGGGAAGTACTTCGAGAACGGCTGCGTCGACGTCGAGGGGCCGACCATGTCCACCGCGGCGGCGCTCGGCGACTCGGGGAAGTACACCGTCGAGTGGCAGATCATCTCGGCGGACGGGCACACCGTCTCGGAC
The sequence above is drawn from the Curtobacterium sp. L6-1 genome and encodes:
- a CDS encoding copper resistance CopC family protein, with product MRSADRTRRRAGRLGAASAAALAIAGGAVLGLAAPASAHNYVVSATPAADSTLTSLPKTFAITTNDRLLDIGDTDSGFAYRIVGPDGKYFENGCVDVEGPTMSTAAALGDSGKYTVEWQIISADGHTVSDSYDFTWDAPAGFSPATGSAEPPSCATDGASSSAAATTTGTESGESSSTASDALWIGAGGIVVVAAVVAVLLLVRRRPAPASDED
- a CDS encoding YcnI family copper-binding membrane protein, coding for MQKRLAAGGVATLGVAAAIVLGTAASASAHVEAEATSTAANSYTTVTFSVPHGCDGSPTTKLRFHVPESVIEVTPTVNPNWTISKATEPYTAASSAAGDDDEAEAAAERVTSITYTAKTPLPADERDTFSLSFSLPDGKAGDTVSMPVTQTCEAGSTEWDQATKAGQAEPEHPAPAITLTAADAAGDEHAHGTTESTESDAAAATTASSSTTAEAADPDLVGRFLGLGGLLLGAVALVVSVAATRRRGSSK